In Anaerolineales bacterium, a genomic segment contains:
- a CDS encoding cupin domain-containing protein codes for MIHSVTTDYTVVDNLAGLLENIQPDSITSRTFYKSDRLKAIMFGFDTGQELSEHTSSHAAIIQIVQGDATITVGDDKYELNAGCWLHMQPRLKHSVYAKTPLTMLLLMLGAD; via the coding sequence ATGATCCATTCTGTAACTACAGACTATACGGTGGTTGATAATCTGGCGGGATTGCTAGAGAACATCCAACCCGACAGCATCACCAGCCGGACATTTTATAAAAGTGATCGTTTGAAAGCTATCATGTTCGGTTTCGATACAGGGCAGGAGCTTTCCGAACACACATCGAGCCATGCGGCAATTATCCAGATTGTGCAGGGCGACGCCACCATCACGGTAGGCGATGATAAATACGAGTTGAATGCCGGGTGTTGGCTGCATATGCAGCCGCGTTTAAAGCATAGTGTTTATGCTAAAACACCGCTGACTATGCTGTTGTTGATGCTTGGCGCAGATTGA
- a CDS encoding DUF2249 domain-containing protein: protein MTQLDVRTIQPRDRHPIIFQTFDNLKVNESFELINDHDPKPLYYHFTHERAGLFGWEYLEEGPETWRVRITRTQTGA from the coding sequence ATGACACAGCTTGACGTTCGTACCATTCAACCTCGTGACCGTCACCCAATAATCTTCCAAACCTTTGATAATCTGAAAGTGAACGAGTCGTTTGAACTGATCAATGATCACGATCCCAAACCTCTGTATTATCACTTCACGCATGAACGCGCTGGTTTGTTTGGGTGGGAATATCTGGAAGAAGGACCTGAAACATGGCGGGTTCGCATTACACGCACCCAAACAGGCGCCTAA
- a CDS encoding HAD family hydrolase produces the protein MSDYNHSTPIDLIAVDVDGTLLNTHHEITPRTESALQEAIRRGIKVVIATGRPRLTTLPVLNKLQLTTPGVFMQGLNIYNADGTLRHNTYMAAEIAKHAIEFIVACDLTVVLYNGDMIATRRRNALTNTLQSYAEHPPTEWGDQLVDLPAAHPVNKLIIIDDPARIPDIRRDLLAHLGEERASVLTSLPQFLEVLPRGTSKGAGLAWLLKDMGVSPERVLAIGDGENDIEMLELAGVGVAMANGHEHLKRVANYITLTNDQDGVAHAIKTFIFGQHT, from the coding sequence ATGAGCGACTACAACCATTCCACCCCAATTGACTTGATTGCCGTTGATGTGGACGGCACACTGTTGAACACCCACCATGAAATCACCCCCCGCACGGAGAGCGCTCTTCAAGAGGCGATTCGACGTGGGATTAAGGTGGTCATTGCTACCGGACGCCCCCGCCTCACCACACTCCCTGTCTTGAACAAACTGCAATTGACGACGCCGGGTGTGTTTATGCAAGGCTTGAACATCTACAACGCCGATGGCACGCTTCGCCACAACACCTACATGGCTGCCGAAATTGCCAAACACGCCATTGAGTTCATCGTCGCCTGTGATCTGACTGTCGTCCTCTATAACGGGGATATGATTGCCACCCGTCGCCGTAACGCGCTGACGAACACGCTCCAAAGCTATGCCGAACATCCGCCCACCGAATGGGGCGATCAGTTGGTTGACTTGCCCGCTGCCCATCCGGTGAATAAGCTGATCATCATTGACGATCCGGCGCGGATTCCCGACATTCGGCGCGATCTGCTCGCCCATCTTGGCGAAGAACGCGCCTCGGTACTAACTTCACTTCCTCAGTTTTTGGAAGTCCTCCCTCGTGGGACATCGAAGGGGGCGGGGTTGGCATGGCTGTTGAAGGATATGGGTGTCTCGCCAGAGCGCGTCTTGGCAATTGGCGACGGCGAAAACGATATTGAGATGCTCGAACTCGCCGGGGTTGGCGTGGCAATGGCAAACGGGCATGAGCATTTGAAACGGGTTGCCAATTACATCACCCTGACGAACGATCAGGATGGCGTTGCTCACGCTATCAAAACGTTTATCTTTGGGCAGCATACCTAA
- a CDS encoding 4Fe-4S binding protein translates to MNSQWMPQINYRTCTGCGNCLVSCSTEALGKLDGKAKLLQPENCTYCAACEAVCPVGAIELPYLIVRNEYREDVHDA, encoded by the coding sequence ATGAATTCACAATGGATGCCTCAGATTAATTACCGAACGTGTACTGGCTGTGGCAATTGTCTTGTAAGCTGCTCTACGGAGGCATTAGGCAAGCTGGATGGTAAAGCCAAACTACTTCAGCCGGAAAATTGTACCTACTGCGCTGCCTGCGAGGCTGTTTGCCCGGTTGGCGCTATCGAACTGCCCTATTTAATCGTGAGAAATGAATATAGAGAAGATGTCCATGATGCGTAA
- a CDS encoding restriction endonuclease — translation MSPKPNRANSTAWTLDQLAKSAFFRRKLHEWKLLEVAEMLNQVRGEDLVWTDLTISEQAWNKIIHRGIKPVIVFAHPHVLQTVPGSAGYYRMLAMVRANKNTERGIQSVAAQCKRYTATVGVETAREFYGSLQDNGIDKGYLVTTSNFSLECRAYCQRHNIILVNGLEIARDIKRFGLRL, via the coding sequence ATGTCCCCAAAGCCCAACAGAGCAAACAGTACCGCATGGACATTGGATCAGCTTGCCAAAAGTGCATTCTTCCGCCGCAAACTCCATGAATGGAAATTGCTAGAAGTGGCTGAAATGCTCAATCAAGTGCGGGGCGAAGACTTGGTTTGGACGGATTTGACTATTAGTGAACAGGCATGGAACAAGATCATTCATCGCGGCATCAAACCCGTGATTGTGTTTGCACATCCGCATGTCTTACAAACCGTCCCCGGTTCAGCGGGCTACTATCGCATGTTGGCAATGGTGCGTGCCAATAAGAATACAGAGCGCGGTATACAGTCTGTAGCAGCCCAATGTAAACGTTACACGGCGACAGTCGGCGTTGAGACTGCCCGCGAATTTTACGGATCACTTCAAGATAATGGCATTGATAAGGGGTATCTGGTTACCACCAGCAATTTCAGTTTGGAATGTCGAGCATACTGCCAGCGTCATAATATTATCTTGGTGAATGGCTTAGAAATTGCCAGAGACATTAAACGCTTTGGGCTTCGCCTCTAG
- a CDS encoding sugar phosphate isomerase/epimerase, translating to MKLGFVTAILPDLSLEEVLKFAAETGYDCVEVMCWPLGKAERRYAGVTHLDVTNFTAADAARVNALTQQYGVSISGLGYYPNPLTPILEERTVYVDHIKKVIAASNLLGVGVMNTFVGRDQVKTIDDNFPVFESVWQPILEFAESQQVKVGIENCPMLFSNDEFPGGKNMAISPDVWRRMFARFPTPYFGLNFDPSHLVWQFIDYERAIYEFHGRFVHAHAKDLKVRYDVLYERGVTGLGWSTPKLPGLGDVHWGKFFSALSDVGYKGAVCVEVEDRAYEGALADRKRSLTQSKRYLEQFMR from the coding sequence ATGAAACTGGGATTTGTGACCGCGATTTTGCCCGACCTCTCCCTTGAGGAGGTTCTGAAATTTGCCGCTGAGACCGGCTACGATTGCGTCGAGGTGATGTGTTGGCCCCTCGGCAAGGCAGAGCGCCGTTACGCGGGGGTGACACACCTTGATGTGACGAACTTCACCGCCGCCGATGCTGCCCGCGTCAATGCCCTGACGCAGCAGTATGGGGTGAGCATTTCCGGCTTGGGCTACTATCCCAACCCACTGACGCCCATCCTTGAGGAACGCACCGTCTACGTGGATCACATCAAGAAAGTGATTGCCGCCTCAAACCTGCTTGGCGTTGGGGTGATGAATACCTTCGTCGGGCGCGATCAGGTCAAGACGATTGACGACAATTTCCCCGTTTTTGAATCCGTCTGGCAGCCCATTTTGGAATTTGCCGAGAGTCAACAAGTGAAGGTGGGCATCGAAAATTGCCCGATGCTGTTTAGCAACGATGAATTCCCGGGCGGCAAGAACATGGCGATTTCGCCTGATGTGTGGCGGCGGATGTTTGCCCGTTTTCCGACGCCCTATTTCGGTTTGAATTTCGATCCCTCGCACTTAGTGTGGCAGTTCATTGATTACGAGCGGGCGATCTATGAGTTTCATGGGCGGTTCGTCCATGCGCACGCCAAAGATTTGAAAGTCCGCTATGATGTGCTGTACGAGCGTGGGGTGACGGGTTTAGGGTGGTCAACGCCAAAGCTCCCGGGCTTGGGCGATGTTCATTGGGGAAAGTTCTTCTCGGCGCTCAGCGATGTGGGCTATAAGGGGGCGGTCTGTGTAGAGGTCGAAGATCGCGCCTATGAGGGGGCGCTGGCGGATCGTAAACGCTCCCTAACGCAGAGCAAGCGCTATTTGGAACAATTCATGCGGTGA
- a CDS encoding HAMP domain-containing histidine kinase: MTARSVPTTISRNIQPLKWLITPSPTLQGSDRLNARLLSGLQLIICAALFVGSIAATRASPVLMPLIVLFAIYLIGRTRHYKLAEAATLIVLSLAVLTYFQPDETYTLISMRSLVGWVILPVLIASITSTLRMTFLVAVGNFFVLLLIPLVNHSITIRMVMAASGFSFTVVPLILLASWHRSKLEKERQAELVRANERLRASELSLQQTNLTLEARVKERTLELEKAKEEAERSNQVKSMFLASMSHELRTPLNSIINFTEFVTRGVLGPINEAQLEMLTNVVGSGEHLLALINDVLDVSKIESGSLKLFVEHDVSIPEIIETAQKTGESLLKDKPVRVVSEVAPNIPIISGDKQRLLQVMLNIVSNACKFTKEGTITLRAHHEGETIHLSITDTGAGIAGEDFEKVFEKFSQTESGLRQGGGTGLGMPISKSLVEAHGGRLWLESSVGVGSTFHITIPLQQPTAENVLPEGKVLAL; encoded by the coding sequence ATGACCGCGCGCAGTGTCCCCACCACGATTTCTCGAAATATTCAGCCCTTAAAATGGTTGATTACACCTTCACCCACCCTGCAAGGATCGGATCGCTTGAACGCCCGCCTCCTGAGTGGGCTGCAGCTGATCATCTGTGCGGCGTTGTTTGTGGGGTCGATTGCGGCAACGCGGGCGTCGCCCGTGTTAATGCCCTTAATCGTCCTCTTTGCCATTTATCTTATTGGACGCACGCGGCATTACAAACTGGCAGAAGCGGCAACGCTGATCGTCCTCTCTCTCGCCGTGTTGACCTACTTCCAGCCTGATGAAACCTATACCCTTATTAGTATGCGTTCACTGGTTGGTTGGGTGATTCTCCCCGTGCTAATTGCCAGCATCACCAGCACGCTGCGGATGACCTTCCTTGTGGCGGTGGGCAATTTCTTCGTGCTGCTGCTCATCCCCCTCGTCAACCATTCGATCACCATTAGGATGGTCATGGCGGCGTCCGGCTTTTCTTTCACCGTTGTCCCCTTGATCTTGCTCGCATCGTGGCATCGTTCCAAACTGGAAAAAGAGCGCCAAGCGGAATTGGTGCGGGCGAATGAACGCCTACGTGCCTCTGAACTATCGCTCCAACAGACAAACCTCACCCTTGAGGCGCGGGTGAAAGAGCGCACGCTAGAGCTAGAGAAGGCGAAGGAAGAAGCCGAACGCTCTAACCAAGTGAAATCGATGTTCTTGGCGAGCATGTCCCACGAACTGCGGACGCCCTTGAATTCGATCATTAACTTTACCGAGTTCGTCACGCGGGGGGTTTTGGGTCCGATCAACGAGGCACAGTTGGAGATGCTGACGAATGTTGTCGGCAGTGGGGAACACCTTCTCGCCTTGATCAACGATGTGTTGGACGTTTCCAAGATCGAATCTGGCTCGTTAAAGCTCTTTGTCGAACACGATGTCTCTATTCCTGAAATTATTGAGACCGCGCAGAAAACAGGCGAAAGTCTGCTGAAGGATAAACCGGTGCGGGTGGTGAGCGAGGTTGCCCCCAACATCCCCATCATTTCCGGCGACAAACAGCGCCTCTTGCAGGTGATGTTGAACATTGTCTCCAACGCCTGTAAATTCACCAAAGAAGGGACGATCACGCTCCGCGCCCACCATGAGGGGGAGACGATTCATCTTTCGATCACCGATACCGGCGCGGGCATTGCCGGCGAGGACTTTGAGAAGGTATTTGAAAAGTTCTCCCAAACGGAGAGCGGCTTACGGCAAGGCGGCGGGACAGGGCTAGGAATGCCCATCTCCAAGAGCCTTGTCGAGGCACACGGTGGACGCCTGTGGCTGGAAAGCAGTGTTGGCGTTGGGTCAACCTTCCACATCACCATTCCGCTCCAACAACCAACCGCAGAAAACGTGCTGCCGGAAGGGAAAGTGCTTGCCCTATGA
- a CDS encoding PD40 domain-containing protein → MSRFRRRISALVGIIVCFILAVPAAPAGIVRGQAGYQGYEFAYIDGSGSRLTFYTINPITGVPAPRFLLDAPNGYPLVRAFLSPTGRYAVLGFGSAPQIFGLALLDIKTATYTVIANPTPLADYAEVAWSPDGMNFTYLNRKPNLYRALYNAVNLKATPLPTMNSLVEGRFSPDGRRLAGITARTRGDGQVEYSLTIFTLATGRQDYTAPVTVLSPFQVDPICGLAWSPDGTALAFATPCDDSAPSEVFVVGPGGLSQVSKNGAALIVGDIPVRTVTRNTLNWFERGTLFVGSYLEGVYNADPAPKPPRVASRTAAHEIISGRSIPLIATTNPVAVLEWAQNPTTGVVAFRARESSTEGAVIREWVGVGTYDQGKGILPTGNYAPGCDFLRWSPDGGWLAYRELSQYCWEQRSLTIIEANSGAASQVQIVAGDMQYVVLVGWVFSQ, encoded by the coding sequence ATGAGCCGGTTTCGACGGCGCATCAGCGCCCTTGTGGGAATCATCGTTTGTTTTATCCTCGCCGTTCCCGCCGCACCAGCGGGAATTGTGCGCGGGCAAGCGGGCTATCAGGGGTATGAGTTCGCCTATATTGATGGCAGCGGATCGCGTCTGACCTTCTATACGATCAACCCGATCACCGGTGTGCCAGCCCCGCGCTTTTTGCTCGATGCGCCGAACGGTTATCCCCTCGTCAGGGCGTTTCTCTCCCCAACAGGACGCTACGCCGTCCTCGGTTTTGGCAGCGCCCCACAGATTTTTGGCTTGGCGCTCTTGGATATTAAAACGGCGACCTACACGGTGATTGCCAACCCCACCCCGCTTGCCGATTACGCTGAAGTGGCGTGGTCGCCCGATGGGATGAATTTCACTTACCTCAACCGCAAACCGAACCTTTACCGCGCGCTCTACAACGCCGTCAACCTGAAGGCAACCCCTCTCCCGACGATGAACAGCCTTGTGGAGGGACGCTTTTCCCCTGATGGACGACGCTTGGCGGGGATCACCGCCCGCACGCGGGGCGATGGGCAGGTGGAATACAGCCTGACCATCTTCACCCTTGCCACCGGACGGCAAGACTACACCGCGCCAGTGACTGTCTTGTCCCCCTTCCAAGTCGATCCGATATGCGGCTTGGCGTGGTCGCCCGATGGCACGGCGCTTGCCTTTGCTACTCCTTGCGACGACAGCGCCCCTAGTGAAGTATTCGTCGTTGGACCGGGGGGGCTAAGCCAAGTGAGCAAAAATGGCGCAGCGCTCATCGTCGGGGACATTCCCGTCCGCACCGTGACCCGCAACACGCTGAACTGGTTTGAGCGGGGAACACTGTTCGTGGGCAGCTACCTAGAGGGCGTTTACAACGCCGACCCCGCCCCAAAGCCGCCCCGCGTCGCCAGCCGGACGGCTGCCCACGAAATCATCAGCGGACGCTCAATCCCCTTGATCGCCACGACGAACCCCGTAGCTGTCTTGGAATGGGCGCAAAACCCGACGACGGGGGTGGTTGCCTTCCGCGCCCGCGAGAGCAGTACCGAAGGGGCAGTGATCCGCGAATGGGTGGGCGTCGGTACTTACGATCAGGGGAAGGGGATTTTGCCCACAGGCAACTACGCGCCGGGTTGCGATTTTTTGCGCTGGTCGCCCGATGGCGGTTGGTTGGCATACCGCGAACTCTCTCAATATTGTTGGGAGCAGCGCTCCCTGACGATCATTGAGGCGAACAGCGGCGCAGCAAGTCAGGTGCAGATTGTCGCTGGGGACATGCAGTATGTCGTGTTGGTGGGGTGGGTGTTCAGCCAGTAA
- a CDS encoding Crp/Fnr family transcriptional regulator produces MAATPLTYQWQHSLKQDTIQVGNGDCSHWLLRFGFVWSFNLNPSFLRLQSLFLRPFVQCSVARNMKNPILEPQEVCILAMATVQNHIKSISYFEGIAESELTYIAERTALRTFSGGEMIFLEGEPAEGLWIVEKGTIKIFKLNQMGEEHILHLCGPGKTFNDISALDGGDNPANAAALSSKAFVWLVPSGVIKYVLIQNPQIAFNVISLLAGRVRSLVGQIEDLALYSVIVRLARFLLKQAEDPSLSGPGITRTAIAAHINTTPQTISNMLHSLEEAGAIQFDRHRIVIVNELILRSIAML; encoded by the coding sequence ATGGCTGCCACACCACTGACCTACCAATGGCAGCACTCGCTCAAGCAGGATACTATACAAGTGGGGAATGGCGATTGTTCACATTGGCTACTCCGGTTCGGTTTTGTTTGGTCATTTAACCTTAATCCTAGTTTCCTCCGCCTTCAATCCCTTTTCCTTCGTCCATTTGTTCAGTGTTCGGTTGCTAGAAATATGAAGAATCCAATTCTTGAACCACAAGAGGTGTGTATCCTTGCGATGGCGACAGTTCAAAATCACATTAAATCCATTAGCTACTTTGAAGGTATAGCTGAAAGTGAACTCACGTATATTGCGGAAAGGACTGCGTTGCGGACTTTTTCTGGCGGGGAAATGATCTTTCTAGAAGGCGAACCCGCCGAAGGGTTATGGATTGTTGAAAAAGGAACTATCAAAATTTTCAAGCTCAATCAGATGGGTGAAGAACATATACTGCATCTGTGCGGACCGGGTAAGACATTCAACGACATCAGTGCGCTGGATGGAGGCGATAATCCCGCCAATGCTGCTGCCTTGAGTTCAAAAGCCTTTGTATGGTTGGTGCCGTCGGGAGTCATAAAATATGTCCTGATCCAAAATCCGCAGATTGCATTCAATGTAATCAGCTTGCTGGCAGGACGTGTGCGGTCTCTAGTCGGGCAAATCGAAGATCTGGCGTTGTATTCGGTCATTGTTCGGCTCGCCCGTTTTTTACTGAAACAGGCTGAAGACCCTTCGCTCAGTGGTCCTGGTATCACTCGTACTGCTATTGCGGCACATATCAATACCACTCCCCAGACGATCAGCAATATGCTGCATTCTCTAGAAGAGGCAGGGGCAATCCAGTTTGATCGTCACCGAATTGTCATTGTAAACGAACTCATCCTTCGCTCTATTGCCATGCTCTAA
- a CDS encoding NAD(P)H-hydrate dehydratase yields the protein MGEKLPKRPRSAHKGTFGKVLIIGGSENYIGAPGLAALGAYKVGAGLVTIAAPPAVVNALAAQMLEVTWLPLPNAKEEGRTISDAGASIAYTNLPDYTAALIGPGMGRSFNAYGLFETIFQHAGTNIPPLVIDADGLNILATRDEWWSLLPRRTILTPHPGEMARLAGLDTEQHSGVALVQGRRLALAREKAAQWGCVVALKGAFTVVADPDGEAVIIPFADATLARAGTGDVLAGAIVGLLAQGLSPFEAAYVGAYVHGYAGSLAAEITPSVGVMARDVAERLSTAIERLMSL from the coding sequence ATGGGTGAAAAGCTGCCCAAACGTCCCCGCAGCGCCCATAAGGGGACGTTTGGCAAGGTCTTGATCATCGGCGGATCGGAAAATTACATCGGGGCGCCGGGGCTGGCGGCACTTGGCGCGTACAAAGTGGGGGCGGGGCTAGTGACCATTGCCGCGCCGCCCGCCGTTGTCAATGCGCTTGCCGCCCAGATGTTGGAGGTGACCTGGCTGCCGCTCCCCAACGCCAAAGAGGAGGGACGGACAATCAGCGATGCGGGGGCGAGCATTGCTTATACCAACCTTCCTGATTACACGGCGGCGCTCATTGGTCCGGGGATGGGGCGTTCCTTCAACGCCTATGGCTTGTTCGAGACGATCTTCCAACACGCGGGGACGAACATTCCTCCGTTGGTCATTGATGCCGATGGCTTGAACATTCTGGCAACGCGGGATGAGTGGTGGTCGCTCCTGCCCCGTCGCACGATCCTCACCCCCCATCCGGGCGAGATGGCACGCTTGGCGGGGCTGGATACAGAGCAACATTCAGGGGTGGCGCTTGTGCAAGGGCGGCGGCTGGCGCTGGCGCGAGAGAAAGCGGCGCAGTGGGGTTGTGTGGTTGCCTTGAAAGGGGCATTCACCGTCGTCGCTGATCCCGATGGAGAGGCGGTGATCATCCCCTTTGCCGATGCCACACTCGCCCGCGCCGGAACGGGGGATGTTCTGGCGGGGGCAATCGTCGGGCTTTTGGCACAAGGGTTGTCCCCTTTCGAGGCAGCCTATGTGGGGGCGTATGTGCATGGCTATGCGGGCAGCCTCGCGGCGGAAATCACGCCTTCGGTGGGGGTTATGGCGCGGGATGTTGCTGAGCGGCTCAGCACCGCCATTGAGCGCCTAATGAGTCTCTGA
- the nirK gene encoding nitrite reductase, copper-containing — translation MSMMRKEVNPNFVSAVLIGFTILILAILPIRIQIVPNGASAQEAPVTAEPITVAQPEARVVEYTLRTVIGQTPPMAYIGVGGKIDGQINPQLTANVGDTVRITLINGDPVLHNLRIDEFAAATADLLTQDQQETIEFVVDRPGEFVYHCSIPGHHEVGMFGTFTVTGAATDEYVSATPTVEAAAEATVAPAVADAVSIIRNPADLPAPIGDRAPTIVQVDLTTVEVAGQLADGTTYHYMTFNGQVPGPMIRARVGDTVEVNLQNDLTSTLPHSIDLHAVTGPGGGAIFTQTLPGKTTSFTFQALQPGLYVYHCATASIGHHISSGMYGMILIEPEGGLPPVDREFYMMQGEIYTAQPFGTQGHLSFSHELMLDEDPEYLVFNGAVGALTLDEYALRANVGETVRIYFGVGGPNFTSSFHLIGEIFDRVYDQASLTAAPLTDVQTTLVPPGGAAVVEFTLDVPGRYILVDHALARLERGLAGYLYAEGEDNPAIFHGEGAAHMSGH, via the coding sequence ATGTCCATGATGCGTAAGGAGGTTAACCCTAATTTTGTCTCAGCGGTCCTAATCGGATTTACTATTCTGATTCTGGCGATATTGCCCATACGAATTCAAATTGTCCCGAATGGGGCTTCCGCCCAGGAAGCACCCGTGACCGCGGAACCCATTACCGTTGCTCAGCCTGAAGCACGTGTAGTCGAATACACACTCAGAACAGTGATCGGACAGACACCACCGATGGCTTATATCGGAGTTGGGGGCAAGATTGATGGACAGATCAATCCCCAGCTAACCGCCAATGTAGGGGACACAGTACGTATCACCTTAATCAACGGCGATCCCGTACTTCACAATTTACGGATCGATGAGTTTGCGGCTGCTACTGCTGATCTCTTAACGCAAGATCAGCAAGAAACCATCGAATTTGTGGTCGATAGACCTGGTGAGTTCGTTTATCATTGCTCGATCCCAGGTCATCATGAGGTCGGCATGTTTGGCACGTTCACCGTCACAGGCGCGGCAACTGATGAGTATGTTAGTGCTACCCCAACTGTCGAAGCCGCCGCAGAAGCGACGGTTGCTCCGGCAGTTGCCGATGCTGTTTCAATCATCCGCAATCCCGCTGATTTACCTGCCCCTATCGGAGATCGCGCGCCAACGATAGTTCAGGTTGACCTTACTACTGTTGAAGTTGCGGGTCAACTCGCCGATGGCACAACCTATCACTATATGACCTTTAATGGTCAAGTGCCGGGACCCATGATACGCGCACGAGTAGGGGATACTGTCGAAGTAAATCTACAGAATGACCTGACCAGCACTTTACCTCACTCGATTGATCTTCATGCGGTGACGGGTCCGGGTGGTGGCGCCATCTTTACCCAGACGTTACCGGGCAAAACCACCTCGTTCACTTTCCAGGCGCTGCAACCTGGTTTGTATGTCTATCACTGTGCCACCGCGAGCATCGGTCATCATATTTCCAGCGGGATGTATGGCATGATCCTTATCGAACCGGAAGGTGGTTTACCACCAGTGGATCGTGAGTTCTACATGATGCAAGGTGAAATTTACACCGCGCAGCCCTTTGGTACACAGGGGCATCTGAGTTTTAGTCATGAGCTAATGTTAGACGAAGACCCTGAGTACCTCGTCTTCAACGGGGCGGTAGGTGCGCTGACTCTGGATGAATACGCGCTGCGTGCCAACGTTGGCGAAACAGTTCGCATCTATTTCGGTGTAGGCGGTCCTAATTTCACGTCGTCGTTCCATCTCATCGGGGAAATTTTTGATCGGGTTTACGATCAGGCATCACTCACCGCCGCACCGTTGACCGATGTTCAAACGACACTTGTGCCGCCAGGGGGCGCTGCTGTCGTCGAATTCACGCTGGATGTGCCGGGTCGTTATATTCTGGTGGACCATGCACTGGCACGCCTGGAGCGTGGGCTTGCCGGGTATCTCTACGCTGAAGGTGAAGATAATCCGGCAATCTTTCACGGCGAAGGTGCTGCCCACATGTCCGGTCATTAG
- a CDS encoding IS5 family transposase → MNRKGYPTDVSDDEWAFVAPYLTLMTEDAPQRDHLLREVFNGLRYVVRGGISWRMVPNDLPPWYAIYQQTQRWLNAGVFESLVHDLRLLLCLTTGRNEQPTATIFDSRTLQSSVESGERAGYDGAKRRKGSKMHMAVDTLGLLLTLHVTAANEQDRALKSDNWQQVQQVTGETVEVAFVDQGYTGDKAEQAAAEHGIRLEAVKLEEAKRGFVLVPRRWVVERSFAWLSRFRRLARDYERLPATLKGLPFLAFAMLMAQPFVQTVAPFL, encoded by the coding sequence ATGAACAGAAAAGGGTATCCTACCGACGTGAGTGACGACGAATGGGCATTTGTTGCGCCCTACCTAACCCTGATGACGGAAGACGCGCCCCAACGCGATCATCTGTTACGCGAAGTGTTCAATGGACTGCGCTATGTCGTGCGGGGTGGTATTTCGTGGCGGATGGTGCCAAATGATTTGCCACCCTGGTATGCCATTTACCAACAGACACAGCGCTGGCTCAATGCGGGGGTCTTTGAATCCCTCGTGCATGACCTGCGGCTCTTGTTATGTCTGACAACCGGACGGAACGAACAACCCACCGCCACCATCTTTGATAGTCGGACGCTGCAATCCAGCGTGGAGAGTGGTGAACGCGCAGGCTATGATGGTGCGAAACGTCGCAAGGGCAGCAAAATGCACATGGCAGTCGATACGCTGGGACTGCTGCTGACGTTGCATGTGACCGCCGCGAATGAACAGGATCGCGCGCTCAAGTCGGACAACTGGCAGCAGGTGCAGCAGGTGACGGGCGAAACGGTGGAGGTGGCATTTGTCGATCAAGGCTACACGGGCGACAAGGCTGAACAAGCGGCGGCAGAACACGGCATCCGACTGGAAGCGGTCAAACTAGAAGAAGCCAAACGCGGCTTTGTGCTGGTGCCGCGTCGGTGGGTGGTGGAGCGCAGTTTCGCCTGGTTGAGCCGTTTTCGTCGCTTGGCACGGGACTATGAACGGTTGCCAGCGACCCTCAAAGGCTTGCCTTTTCTGGCATTTGCCATGTTGATGGCACAGCCGTTTGTTCAAACGGTTGCGCCTTTTCTATAG